The following proteins are encoded in a genomic region of Flammeovirga pectinis:
- a CDS encoding alpha/beta hydrolase, whose amino-acid sequence MMKNLIISFFLIGTILSCSTGKKQKPAKVVGTASNNVMPKVTSGTLERIENFKSKYIDSRLIDVWLPNDYSSNKKYSVLYMHDGLMLFDSTISWNKQEWMVDENVSNLLAKGKIQECIVVAIPNNGKYRSSEYLPQKSLDGLSSELLDKVIQERLAGKTISDNYLKFLTKELKPYIDNKYSTLSARENTFVMGSSMGGLISLYAICEYPDVFGGAGCLSTHWPMVYAEKFSAEENQKITDGIISYTQKHLPDPGTHKIYFDYGTETLDSQYEPYQLRIDEVMKEKGYTNSNWETNKFEGENHSEKSWSKRLNIPLEFLMGTK is encoded by the coding sequence ATGATGAAAAATTTAATAATATCATTTTTCTTAATTGGAACTATATTATCATGTTCGACAGGGAAAAAACAAAAACCTGCTAAAGTAGTTGGTACAGCATCTAATAATGTTATGCCTAAAGTTACTTCTGGTACTCTAGAAAGAATAGAAAACTTTAAATCTAAATATATAGACTCACGTCTTATTGATGTGTGGTTACCAAATGACTATTCATCAAATAAGAAGTATAGTGTTTTATATATGCATGATGGATTGATGTTATTTGATTCTACAATTTCTTGGAATAAGCAAGAGTGGATGGTTGATGAAAATGTATCAAACTTATTAGCAAAAGGTAAAATACAGGAATGTATTGTAGTAGCTATACCTAATAATGGAAAATATAGATCATCAGAGTATTTACCTCAAAAATCATTGGATGGATTATCGAGTGAATTATTAGATAAAGTAATACAGGAAAGACTTGCAGGAAAGACAATTTCAGATAACTACTTAAAGTTCTTAACTAAAGAATTAAAACCTTATATAGATAATAAATATTCTACTTTAAGTGCAAGAGAGAATACTTTTGTTATGGGATCAAGTATGGGAGGTTTAATATCTCTATATGCAATTTGCGAATACCCAGATGTATTTGGAGGTGCTGGTTGTTTATCTACACATTGGCCAATGGTATATGCTGAAAAGTTTTCTGCAGAAGAAAACCAAAAAATTACAGATGGCATAATATCTTATACGCAAAAGCATTTACCTGATCCGGGTACACATAAAATATATTTTGATTATGGAACTGAAACTCTAGATTCTCAATACGAGCCTTATCAATTAAGAATTGATGAGGTAATGAAAGAGAAGGGATATACAAACTCTAATTGGGAAACTAATAAATTTGAAGGAGAAAATCACTCCGAGAAATCATGGAGTAAACGCTTAAATATACCATTAGAATTTTTAATGGGCACAAAGTAA
- a CDS encoding phosphoribosyltransferase family protein, which produces MTTTSNVILTHDKIVQKIRRIAFEVYEDNFGAKEIVFAGIRGMGYQFAKLLQTEFSKISDIPSNLTKITIDKTAPVQTFIELDKEPESLEGKVIIIADDVLNTGRTLAYSIKPFLGVRVEKLQVAVLVDRGYHKFPVIPSFVGYELSTTVKQTIEVDLSDSAPYTVTLT; this is translated from the coding sequence ATGACGACAACTAGCAATGTCATACTTACTCATGACAAAATTGTCCAAAAAATACGTAGGATTGCATTTGAAGTTTACGAAGATAATTTCGGTGCAAAAGAAATAGTATTTGCAGGAATTAGAGGTATGGGGTATCAATTTGCAAAACTTCTGCAAACTGAATTCAGTAAAATTTCTGATATACCTTCAAATCTCACTAAAATTACAATTGATAAAACAGCTCCTGTTCAAACATTTATTGAATTAGATAAAGAACCTGAAAGCTTAGAAGGTAAAGTTATTATTATCGCAGATGATGTTCTTAATACAGGACGTACTCTCGCATATAGTATCAAACCTTTTTTAGGTGTTAGAGTCGAAAAATTACAAGTAGCTGTTTTAGTTGATAGAGGCTACCATAAATTCCCCGTCATACCTAGTTTTGTTGGGTATGAATTATCAACAACAGTAAAACAAACAATAGAAGTTGACTTAAGTGATAGTGCACCTTATACGGTCACTCTAACTTAA
- the rnr gene encoding ribonuclease R, with protein sequence MSKVKKKNKKENSRGKKKPQRRSSLNSHVIQNIIDLLNSSPEHGFSLRQITKDVKIKSQTDKDKLKYILINLADEGKIKLKGKNYQSILLDDELRTSRTATIDFVNPKFAFLVVDTEGDEKVDDIRIVLPNMNRALHGDKVEFTTFFNRQRKRDEAKVTKILKRERDEFVGKLQISDRFAFVIASDRKMFYDLFIPRDKIGDAQDGDKVIAKITQWKENDKSPIGKITKVLGKSGENDTEIHSIMFEFGLPFEFPKEVEAEAELIEDEIPEEEIAKRKDFRNRTTFTIDPLTAKDFDDALSIRKMKNGHYEIGVHIADVSHYVQPETQLEEEALKRATSVYLVDRTVPMLPEKLSNGLCSLNPNVDRLAFAAIFEMDETGKVHKQSFGRTVIHSDRRFTYEEAQERIESKEGDFQEDINILNDIAHKLKDERFKNGAISFESIELKFDLDENGKPIGLTPKIRKDAHKMIEEFMLLANKRVAEFIFRKKEDGKPCTMVYRVHGDPDPDKLLKFASFAKRFGYDIDLSQKKLAHSMNALTGEVEGKPEQNIIEQQAIRTMAKAIYTTTPEGHYGLGFDHYTHFTSPIRRYPDMMVHRLLQHYLDKGKSADENVLEDKCKHSSAREKVAADAERASIKYKQVEFMSEFLGEEMEGTISGLTDWGMFIELKESRCEGLVRYQSMTGDQYIFDSETMTVNGAKYKEKFQLGDEVRVIVKETNIEKRSIDFELA encoded by the coding sequence ATGTCAAAAGTCAAAAAAAAGAATAAAAAAGAGAATTCTAGAGGAAAGAAAAAGCCTCAAAGAAGAAGTAGCTTGAATTCTCATGTTATACAAAATATTATTGATCTTTTAAATTCATCTCCTGAACATGGGTTTAGTCTTAGACAAATCACTAAGGATGTAAAGATCAAAAGCCAAACAGATAAAGATAAACTAAAATATATTCTTATCAATTTAGCAGATGAAGGAAAGATCAAATTAAAAGGTAAAAATTACCAGTCAATCCTTCTAGACGATGAGTTAAGAACATCTCGTACTGCTACTATTGATTTTGTTAATCCTAAATTCGCATTCCTTGTTGTAGACACCGAGGGTGATGAAAAGGTAGACGATATACGTATTGTTTTACCAAACATGAATAGAGCTCTACACGGAGATAAAGTAGAATTTACTACGTTTTTTAATAGACAAAGAAAACGTGATGAAGCAAAAGTTACAAAGATCTTAAAAAGAGAACGTGATGAGTTTGTTGGTAAACTTCAAATTTCAGATCGTTTTGCCTTTGTTATAGCTTCTGACCGTAAGATGTTTTATGACTTATTTATCCCTAGAGATAAAATAGGTGATGCTCAAGATGGAGATAAGGTTATTGCAAAAATTACTCAATGGAAAGAAAATGATAAATCTCCAATTGGTAAAATAACTAAAGTACTTGGTAAGTCTGGTGAGAATGATACGGAAATTCACTCTATAATGTTTGAATTTGGTCTTCCTTTTGAATTCCCTAAAGAAGTAGAAGCTGAGGCTGAACTTATTGAAGATGAAATTCCTGAAGAAGAAATAGCAAAAAGAAAAGATTTTAGAAATAGAACTACATTCACTATTGACCCACTTACTGCAAAAGATTTTGATGATGCATTATCTATTCGTAAGATGAAAAATGGTCATTATGAAATTGGAGTACATATAGCTGATGTATCTCATTATGTTCAACCAGAAACACAGTTGGAAGAAGAGGCATTAAAAAGAGCTACATCTGTTTATTTAGTAGACAGAACTGTACCTATGCTTCCTGAAAAACTTTCTAATGGATTGTGTTCATTGAATCCAAATGTGGACCGCCTTGCCTTTGCAGCAATCTTTGAGATGGATGAAACAGGTAAAGTGCACAAACAATCATTTGGCCGTACTGTAATTCATTCAGATAGAAGATTTACGTATGAGGAAGCTCAGGAACGAATAGAATCTAAAGAAGGAGACTTCCAAGAAGATATTAATATTCTTAATGATATTGCACATAAATTAAAAGACGAACGTTTTAAAAATGGTGCAATTTCTTTTGAGTCTATTGAACTGAAATTTGATTTAGATGAGAATGGTAAACCTATTGGGTTAACTCCAAAAATCCGTAAGGATGCTCATAAAATGATTGAAGAGTTTATGCTTCTTGCCAATAAAAGAGTTGCTGAGTTTATCTTCCGTAAAAAAGAAGATGGAAAACCTTGTACAATGGTATACCGTGTACACGGTGATCCTGACCCTGATAAGCTTCTTAAGTTTGCAAGTTTTGCTAAACGTTTTGGCTATGATATTGATTTAAGTCAAAAGAAATTAGCACATTCAATGAATGCCTTAACAGGTGAAGTTGAAGGTAAACCAGAACAAAATATTATTGAGCAACAAGCTATCAGAACAATGGCTAAAGCCATTTATACCACAACTCCTGAAGGACATTATGGTTTAGGTTTTGATCATTACACTCACTTTACATCTCCAATTCGTCGATACCCTGATATGATGGTACATCGTTTACTTCAGCATTATCTTGATAAAGGTAAATCTGCTGATGAAAATGTACTTGAAGACAAGTGTAAACATTCTTCTGCTAGAGAAAAAGTTGCTGCTGATGCAGAAAGAGCGTCAATAAAGTATAAGCAAGTTGAATTTATGTCAGAATTTTTAGGCGAAGAGATGGAAGGTACTATATCTGGATTAACAGATTGGGGTATGTTTATCGAACTGAAAGAAAGTAGATGTGAAGGGTTAGTACGTTACCAATCTATGACTGGAGATCAATATATTTTTGATAGTGAAACTATGACCGTAAATGGTGCTAAATATAAAGAAAAGTTCCAATTAGGTGATGAAGTAAGAGTTATTGTTAAAGAGACAAATATTGAAAAACGATCAATAGATTTCGAATTAGCATAA